The following are encoded in a window of Prochlorococcus marinus CUG1417 genomic DNA:
- a CDS encoding DNA polymerase III subunit alpha has translation MGFVPLHNHSDYSLLDGASQISKIVERASDLGMESIALTDHGVMYGVLDLVKKCKEKGIKPIIGNEMYVINGSIDDPQPKKEKRYHLVVLAKNHTGYKNLVKLTTISHLNGMRGRGIFSRPCIDKSLLSKYSDGLIVSTACLGGEIPQAILKGRLDVAEDIALWYKKLFADDFYLEIQDHGSIEDRIVNVELIKIGKKHEIKVIATNDAHYLSNMDVEAHDALLCILTGKLISDEKRLRYTGTEYIKSENEMLELFKDHIDDESINEAVNNTLEISQKVEVFDLFGTYRMPKFPLNEDTDSFTFLTQLSNEGLLKRLKKNNLTEVDEKYKKRLSSELKIIKDMGFPDYFLVVWDYIKFARDNSIPVGPGRGSAAGSLVAFALQITNIDPVEHGLLFERFLNPARKSMPDIDTDFCIDRRNEVIDYVTNRYGEDKVAQIITFNKMTSKAVLKDVARVLDISYGEADKLAKLIPVVRGKPYKLNEMIDKNSPSQEFRDKYFNDSRVKKWVDLALRIEGTNKTYGVHAAGVVIASDPLDELVPLQRNNEGQIITQYSMDDIESLGLLKMDFLGLKNLTMIEKTVSLINQSTGKKINIDELPQNDGKTFELIGRGDLEGIFQLESSGMKQVVKDFKPNSLEDISSILALYRPGPLDAGLIPKFINRKNGNEKVDFPHPFIKSILTETYGIMVYQEQIMKIAQDLAGYSLGEADLLRRAMGKKKVSEMVKHRSIFVDGSMKKGVNEKLANDLFDQMVLFAEYCFNKSHSTAYGAVTYQTAFLKAHFPVAYMASLLSVNSGSSDKMQRYISNCYSMGIEVISPSINFSGVDFTIKNNQILFGLSAIKNLGDSAIRNIIENRNSFGIFKSLSDLCDRLPSNVLNKRSLESLIHCGALDEFSNDNNRAQLLSDLEHVIEWASSRNRDRLSGQGNLFDSKEEFSNVAFSDSQLAKVDDYSLIEKLKLEKQLLGFYLSDHPLKHLTKPAKLVSPISISQLEETKDRTKVSLVAMIPELKQITTRKGDRMAIIQLEDLSGSCEAIVFPKTYVRLSEFLLTDTRLLVWGTIDKKSDKTQLIIDDCREIDNLKLLIINLESSQASDVRVQNTLRDCLIKFKPDKDRCGIKIPVLAAVRSKNSVTYVKFGEQFCISDIKGACKLLEDKSFQVNLKSLVS, from the coding sequence ATGGGTTTCGTTCCGCTTCATAATCATAGCGACTACAGCTTACTTGATGGAGCTAGTCAAATATCAAAAATCGTAGAAAGAGCTTCTGATCTGGGAATGGAATCTATAGCTCTTACTGATCATGGAGTTATGTATGGTGTTCTCGATTTGGTCAAGAAGTGTAAAGAAAAAGGCATAAAACCAATTATTGGAAATGAAATGTATGTGATTAATGGTTCTATTGATGATCCTCAACCTAAAAAAGAAAAAAGATATCATTTGGTGGTGTTAGCAAAAAATCATACTGGTTATAAGAATCTAGTGAAATTAACAACAATTAGTCACTTAAATGGGATGAGAGGTCGAGGCATTTTTTCTAGACCATGTATTGATAAATCTCTTTTAAGTAAATATAGTGACGGTCTTATAGTTTCTACAGCTTGTCTTGGTGGAGAGATTCCTCAAGCTATCTTAAAAGGTAGATTAGACGTAGCAGAGGATATTGCCCTTTGGTATAAAAAATTATTTGCAGATGATTTTTATCTTGAAATACAAGATCATGGCTCTATTGAGGATAGAATTGTTAACGTTGAATTAATTAAAATTGGGAAGAAGCACGAAATAAAAGTTATTGCTACTAATGATGCACACTACTTATCAAATATGGATGTTGAAGCACATGACGCTTTGCTTTGCATATTAACAGGAAAACTAATAAGTGATGAAAAAAGATTGAGATATACAGGTACAGAATATATTAAAAGTGAAAATGAAATGCTAGAACTTTTTAAAGATCATATTGATGATGAATCAATTAATGAGGCAGTGAACAATACATTAGAAATTTCTCAAAAAGTTGAGGTATTTGATTTGTTTGGTACTTATAGAATGCCAAAATTCCCTCTTAACGAAGATACTGATTCATTTACTTTCCTGACACAATTATCTAATGAAGGTCTTTTAAAAAGACTTAAAAAAAATAATCTTACTGAAGTTGATGAAAAATATAAAAAAAGACTATCTTCTGAATTAAAAATTATTAAAGATATGGGTTTCCCAGATTATTTTTTGGTTGTTTGGGACTATATCAAATTTGCTAGAGATAACTCTATCCCAGTAGGACCAGGTAGAGGTTCTGCAGCAGGCTCATTAGTAGCTTTTGCTCTTCAAATCACAAATATAGATCCTGTTGAGCATGGATTATTGTTTGAGAGATTTTTAAATCCTGCGAGAAAGTCTATGCCTGATATTGATACTGACTTTTGTATTGATCGGAGAAATGAAGTTATTGATTATGTTACTAATCGTTATGGAGAGGATAAAGTTGCGCAAATAATTACTTTTAATAAAATGACCTCAAAGGCGGTTTTGAAAGATGTTGCAAGGGTTCTAGATATATCATATGGAGAAGCGGATAAATTGGCTAAATTAATACCGGTTGTAAGAGGGAAACCTTATAAACTAAATGAAATGATTGATAAGAATTCTCCTAGTCAAGAATTTAGAGATAAGTATTTTAATGATAGTAGAGTAAAGAAATGGGTTGATTTGGCTTTGAGAATTGAAGGAACTAATAAAACATATGGAGTTCATGCTGCTGGAGTTGTAATCGCATCAGATCCTCTGGACGAACTTGTCCCTCTTCAAAGGAATAATGAAGGACAAATAATAACCCAATATTCTATGGATGATATCGAATCACTTGGATTATTGAAAATGGATTTCTTGGGTCTTAAGAATCTTACGATGATTGAAAAGACAGTTTCTCTTATTAACCAATCTACTGGAAAGAAAATAAATATTGATGAGTTACCTCAAAATGATGGTAAAACCTTTGAGCTTATTGGAAGAGGCGATCTTGAAGGCATTTTTCAACTTGAATCTTCTGGGATGAAACAGGTCGTTAAGGATTTCAAACCTAACTCACTAGAGGATATTTCTTCCATACTTGCTCTTTATAGACCTGGTCCTCTTGACGCAGGCCTTATACCTAAATTCATTAATCGAAAAAATGGGAACGAAAAGGTTGATTTCCCTCATCCTTTTATTAAGTCAATCCTTACTGAAACTTATGGAATTATGGTTTACCAAGAACAAATCATGAAAATTGCACAAGATCTGGCTGGTTATTCTTTAGGTGAAGCTGATTTACTTAGAAGAGCAATGGGCAAAAAGAAAGTATCTGAGATGGTAAAGCATAGGAGTATTTTTGTAGACGGTTCTATGAAGAAAGGTGTAAATGAGAAATTAGCAAATGATCTTTTTGATCAAATGGTTTTATTCGCAGAATATTGTTTTAACAAAAGTCACTCAACTGCTTATGGAGCTGTAACTTATCAAACTGCATTTTTAAAAGCCCATTTCCCTGTCGCATATATGGCATCCCTTCTAAGCGTAAATTCAGGTTCTAGCGACAAGATGCAAAGATATATTTCTAATTGTTATTCCATGGGAATAGAAGTTATTTCGCCAAGCATTAATTTTTCTGGGGTTGATTTTACTATTAAGAATAATCAGATTTTATTCGGGCTATCTGCAATTAAGAATTTGGGAGATTCTGCAATAAGAAATATAATTGAAAACCGAAATAGTTTTGGAATCTTTAAATCATTATCGGATTTGTGCGATCGTTTGCCTTCTAATGTTCTTAATAAAAGAAGTCTCGAATCTTTAATACATTGTGGAGCACTAGATGAGTTTTCAAATGACAATAATAGAGCTCAGTTATTGTCTGATCTCGAACATGTAATTGAGTGGGCCTCTTCAAGAAATCGTGATAGATTATCTGGTCAAGGAAATCTATTTGACTCTAAAGAAGAATTTTCTAATGTTGCTTTTTCAGATTCACAATTAGCTAAGGTTGATGATTATTCACTTATTGAGAAGTTAAAGTTAGAAAAGCAACTGTTAGGATTCTATTTATCTGATCATCCTCTAAAACATTTAACTAAGCCAGCAAAACTTGTATCTCCTATAAGCATTTCGCAGTTAGAAGAAACAAAAGATAGAACAAAAGTCTCTTTAGTTGCAATGATCCCTGAGTTGAAGCAAATCACAACGAGAAAAGGGGACAGGATGGCTATAATTCAGCTAGAAGATCTTTCTGGAAGTTGCGAAGCTATAGTTTTCCCAAAAACCTATGTCAGGTTATCAGAATTTCTTTTGACTGATACTAGATTATTAGTTTGGGGAACAATAGATAAAAAAAGTGATAAAACTCAATTAATAATTGATGATTGTAGAGAAATAGATAACCTTAAATTACTTATTATTAATCTTGAAAGTTCTCAAGCATCAGATGTAAGAGTACAAAATACTTTGAGAGACTGTTTAATTAAATTTAAACCAGATAAAGATAGATGTGGGATCAAGATTCCAGTTTTAGCAGCAGTAAGAAGTAAAAATAGTGTTACCTACGTTAAATTTGGGGAACAATTTTGTATTAGTGATATAAAGGGTGCATGCAAATTATTAGAAGATAAATCATTCCAAGTTAATTTGAAATCTTTAGTTTCCTAG
- a CDS encoding PAM68 family protein, protein MKKKQSKKKTQNRKKKNFSDKTSFANLERTSNTVTTPKRSTSGIPKYVADRMARRIFFTAGIPTILGMSVFIVSYIIVTRNIAEIPPSSTIAISALFFLLGLAGLSFGILSASWDKEPGSFFGIENIPMNIQRAKDAFKPATQNFEENS, encoded by the coding sequence ATGAAAAAAAAACAGTCAAAAAAAAAGACACAAAATAGAAAGAAAAAAAATTTTTCTGACAAAACTTCGTTTGCTAATCTTGAAAGAACATCTAATACAGTAACCACTCCAAAGCGTTCAACAAGTGGGATACCTAAATATGTTGCTGATAGAATGGCAAGAAGAATATTTTTTACAGCTGGAATACCGACAATTTTAGGAATGTCGGTTTTTATTGTTAGCTACATTATCGTTACAAGAAATATCGCTGAAATACCACCTTCCTCAACTATTGCAATTTCAGCGTTGTTTTTCTTACTAGGTCTAGCAGGATTAAGTTTTGGAATATTATCAGCCAGTTGGGATAAGGAGCCTGGGTCTTTTTTCGGTATTGAAAATATTCCAATGAATATACAACGCGCAAAAGATGCCTTCAAACCTGCAACTCAAAATTTTGAGGAGAATAGTTAA
- the rpsO gene encoding 30S ribosomal protein S15, with the protein MSLDTAEKQKLIETHQVHPTDTGSVEVQVAMLSKRISKLSDHLQGNIHDFASRQGLLKMIGKRKRLLSYLKDKNVNKYQDLVKKIGIRG; encoded by the coding sequence ATGTCATTAGATACAGCTGAAAAACAGAAGCTGATTGAAACTCATCAAGTTCATCCAACTGATACAGGTTCAGTTGAAGTTCAAGTCGCAATGCTCTCTAAAAGAATATCGAAATTAAGTGACCACCTCCAAGGAAACATTCATGATTTCGCATCAAGACAAGGATTATTAAAAATGATTGGTAAAAGGAAAAGATTACTATCATACTTAAAAGACAAAAACGTTAATAAATATCAAGATCTAGTAAAGAAAATTGGAATCAGAGGATGA
- the ruvA gene encoding Holliday junction branch migration protein RuvA, with protein sequence MISWITGEIIEFWQNNQKYFILINCQGLGYEIQILESFFLKLKANQISNKKITLWIKHIKKEDSDLLFGFLSKDQKNFFIEILNIRGVGSQIGMGILNKFSIIEVINAINTQNKKLICSVPGVGQKMSERLILELKNKFKSGIQFEEEKGKDDFGIKDPEINKMMHDLQLTLQSLNYKNKEIKNVLPIIKNEVDLLSKKENSLSFENLLKMAMNYLDKDSSNLTR encoded by the coding sequence TTGATTAGTTGGATTACTGGAGAAATTATTGAATTTTGGCAAAATAATCAAAAATATTTTATTTTAATAAATTGTCAAGGGTTAGGGTACGAAATTCAAATATTAGAATCTTTTTTTCTCAAATTAAAAGCAAATCAAATATCTAATAAGAAAATAACTCTCTGGATAAAACATATTAAAAAAGAAGATTCAGATTTATTATTTGGCTTTTTATCTAAAGATCAAAAGAATTTCTTTATTGAAATTTTAAATATTAGGGGTGTTGGTTCCCAAATTGGTATGGGGATATTAAATAAATTCTCCATCATTGAAGTAATAAATGCAATTAATACACAAAACAAAAAATTAATTTGTTCCGTGCCCGGTGTAGGACAAAAAATGAGTGAAAGATTGATTTTAGAATTAAAAAATAAATTTAAAAGTGGAATACAATTTGAAGAAGAAAAAGGCAAAGATGATTTTGGGATTAAGGATCCCGAAATTAATAAAATGATGCATGACCTTCAGTTAACCCTTCAATCATTAAATTACAAAAATAAAGAAATAAAAAATGTTTTACCAATTATCAAAAATGAAGTAGATCTCCTTTCAAAAAAAGAAAATAGCTTGTCATTTGAAAATTTATTAAAAATGGCTATGAATTATCTAGATAAGGATAGTAGTAATTTAACTAGATGA